A region from the Linepithema humile isolate Giens D197 chromosome 1, Lhum_UNIL_v1.0, whole genome shotgun sequence genome encodes:
- the LOC105669585 gene encoding uncharacterized protein isoform X2, with product MDNNMSTAAFMHRSGGSSSASSAGTGSSTGGGPGNPAGGGRMAVIGVTRNVRLRRRGNAGFGFSLRGGREYAAGFYVSDVQPGGEAHRNGLRVGDQILRVNGYPVEDAVHQEVALLAKNQQVLVLKIRSVGMIPVKDNPNDPVTWHMVQQQQQQLQYNETGLGGVPSAEVRIRILVGEKGRLGCGVCRGIVPGLTVQGTREGGPARAAGLKAGDVIIWCNGQRLIDLPFERAIEVMRSSAVLDLVVQRPTPPNHLYDCPEPLWTRGSSGYDSETSSVVAASSPSQHPNNPPTSPQHHHDGRMHQRYPRDDACNRNGRICCPLALSTSSCSSSSEWAHVDQSSNQNQNQNHRPIPGEQYHFNSRGNYEDDIDNEPLYDPVAPRIDYEVHDFDANPRDEANRRLAYRRDNARQQDVIYDGPADDLPAYHGSKENGQAVGNRLADLQLMQRQSEAERKTITTVEVHQSVCPPAPPPPLPYKWPAETKPMNAMGMQMGSTMSMGSTGSTETESSLESSCSKDSASTSSSLSTSSCEPASTMSYGSATGGGSSSIASKTTETSTAAYATSRKDTVRTSPIANTDLGTAITQELQRRAQQRMNNAAKAEAPKDKAPDNRKPQNPEALRSQEQRVTHDKLMEEFKRAHQKMFNSAQQKAQSSDQISEKEQEKRVLNETPTATATATTTTGLLASPPAPPPLPLPSKNRSNDDAVEMQSIESFKLKETPSTVPKPPPTYFPVTSPSSTGSPRHIGASKIASGKDVATSPVAELAKTPSSVSPTNSVQPSRQSGGKVAIRIGAYEGETKQPSRLEFLAQQSGREKSSVADAETANGPVVSRLQNELVATLQRSNLRRKTEGENQSPVKTIPENAATSSNDTTNSEPHKLLQGNVEKLASVLSNKVTIKVNPENSSR from the exons GTCGGGCGGCTCCTCCAGCGCGTCAAGTGCTGGCACGGGATCATCGACCGGTGGAGGTCCTGGGAACCCGGCAGGAGGCGGCAGGATGGCCGTCATCGGCGTGACCAGAAACGTACGTCTCAGGCGTCGCGGCAACGCCGGCTTCGGATTCTCGTTACGGGGCGGACGTGAATACGCCGCCGGCTTCTACGTCAGCGATGTCCAGCCAGGTGGCGAAGCTCACAGAAATGGATTAAGG GTGGGCGACCAGATCTTAAGGGTGAACGGTTATCCGGTGGAGGACGCCGTGCATCAGGAAGTCGCGCTCCTGGCGAAGAACCAGCAAGTCCTGGTTCTCAAAATTCGAA GTGTGGGGATGATACCAGTAAAGGA CAATCCAAACGATCCGGTTACCTGGCACATGgtgcagcaacagcaacagcagctGCAGTACAACGAAACTGGTTTAGGCGGTGTGCCGAGTGCAGAAGTTAGAATTCGGATTCTCGTCGGCGAGAAAGGCCGTCTCGGATGCGGCGTTTGCAGAGGCATCGTGCCTGGTCTTACCGTCCAG GGCACGAGGGAAGGCGGGCCGGCGCGTGCGGCGGGTCTGAAGGCCGGCGACGTAATAATCTGGTGTAACGGTCAACGACTCATCGATCTGCCGTTCGAGAGGGCCATCGAGGTGATGCGCAGTTCGGCAGTCCTCGACCTCGTGGTGCAACGACCCACGCCTCCCAATCACCTTTACGACTGTCCCGAGCCACTGTGGACGCGCGGCTCCAGCGGTTACGACTCCGAGACGTCCAGCGTGGTGGCCGCGAGCTCGCCCTCCCAGCATCCGAACAATCCACCGACGTCACCGCAGCACCATCACGACGGCAGGATGCATCAGCGGTATCCGCGCGATGACGCCTGCAACAGAAACGGCAG AATATGCTGTCCTCTCGCCTTATCTACCAGCAGTTGCAGTTCCTCCTCAGAGTGGGCGCACGTAGATCAG AGCTCGAACCAGAACCAGAACCAGAATCACCGGCCGATCCCGGGCGAACAGTATCACTTCAACTCGCGGGGCAATTACGAGGATGACATCGACAACGAGCCGCTCTACGATCCCGTGGCGCCCAGGATCGATTATGAGGTCCACGATTTCGACGCCAATCCGCGAGACGAGGCCAATCGGCGGCTGGCTTATCGGCGAGATAACGCGCGGCAGCAGGATGTGATTTATGACGGCCCGGCGGACGATCTGCCCGCGTACCACGGCTCCAAA GAGAACGGCCAAGCGGTCGGTAATCGATTGGCGGACCTGCAACTCATGCAGAGGCAGAGCGAGGCCGAGAGGAAGACGATAACGACCGTAGAGGTGCATCAGTCAGTTTGTCCACCTGCACCCCCGCCGCCGCTTCCTTACAAATGGCCAGCAG AAACAAAACCGATGAACGCCATGGGCATGCAAATGGGCAGCACAATGTCGATGGGCAGCACCGGCTCGACGGAGACCGAATCGAGCCTCGAGTCGTCCTGCAGCAAGGACTCCGCATCAACATCGTCGTCGCTGTCAACGTCGTCCTGCGAACCGGCGTCCACCATGTCTTACGGATCGGCGACCGGCGGCGGGTCCAGCAGCATAGCGAGCAAAACCACGGAGACTTCAACGGCCGCATATGCGACATCGCGCAAGGATACCGTCAGGACATCGCCGATCGCCAACACCGATCTGGGCACCGCTATCACGCAGGAATTGCAGAGGCGGGCGCAACAG AGGATGAATAATGCCGCTAAAGCGGAAGCACCAAAGGACAAAGCTCCAGACAATCGTAAACCTCAGAATCCTGAAGCTCTAAGGTCGCAGGAGCAAAGAGTCACACACGATAAG CTGATGGAGGAATTTAAACGTGCACACCAAAAGATGTTCAATTCTGCTCAGCAAAAGGCGCAGTCCTCGGATCAAATTTCTGAAaag gaACAAGAAAAAAGAGTGCTCAATGAAACGCCGACAGCGACGGCGACAGCGACGACAACGACGGGTCTTTTGGCATCGCCGCCGGCTCCTCCGCCGCTTCCACTGCCGTCTAAAAACCGAAGCAACGACGATGCGGTAGAGATGCAAAGCATCGAATCGTTCAAATTGAAGGAGACGCCGAGCACGGTGCCGAAGCCACCGCCGACGTACTTTCCGGTGACGAGCCCATCGTCGACCGGTAGCCCGCGTCACATCGGCGCCAGTAAGATCGCAAGTGGCAAAGACGTCGCGACGAGTCCAGTCGCGGAGCTCGCGAAAACACCGTCGTCAGTCTCGCCGACCAACAGCGTTCAGCCTTCGAGGCAATCCGGTGGCAAGGTGGCCATCAGAATAGGGGCGTATGAGGGTGAGACCAAGCAGCCGTCCAGGCTGGAATTCTTGGCACAGCAATCAGGTCGCGAAAAGAGCAGCGTCGCCGACGCAGAGACGGCCAACGGTCCGGTCGTCTCTAGGCTGCAGAACGAGCTCGTGGCGACTCTACAGAGGTCAAATCTTAGAAGAAAGACTGAAGGG GAAAACCAGTCGCCCGTGAAGACTATTCCCGAGAACGCTGCGACATCCAGCAACGATACAACGAATTCAGAGCCGCACAAACTTCTGCAGGGCAATGTGGAGAAGCTCGCGTCTGTCCTCAGCAACAAAGTCACCATCAAAGTGAATCCGGAGAATAGTAGTCGATAA
- the LOC105669585 gene encoding protein scribble homolog isoform X1, whose translation MDNNMSTAAFMHRSGGSSSASSAGTGSSTGGGPGNPAGGGRMAVIGVTRNVRLRRRGNAGFGFSLRGGREYAAGFYVSDVQPGGEAHRNGLRVGDQILRVNGYPVEDAVHQEVALLAKNQQVLVLKIRSVGMIPVKDNPNDPVTWHMVQQQQQQLQYNETGLGGVPSAEVRIRILVGEKGRLGCGVCRGIVPGLTVQGTREGGPARAAGLKAGDVIIWCNGQRLIDLPFERAIEVMRSSAVLDLVVQRPTPPNHLYDCPEPLWTRGSSGYDSETSSVVAASSPSQHPNNPPTSPQHHHDGRMHQRYPRDDACNRNGRICCPLALSTSSCSSSSEWAHVDQAQEWSRKPNNTTVIRVNQSSNQNQNQNHRPIPGEQYHFNSRGNYEDDIDNEPLYDPVAPRIDYEVHDFDANPRDEANRRLAYRRDNARQQDVIYDGPADDLPAYHGSKENGQAVGNRLADLQLMQRQSEAERKTITTVEVHQSVCPPAPPPPLPYKWPAETKPMNAMGMQMGSTMSMGSTGSTETESSLESSCSKDSASTSSSLSTSSCEPASTMSYGSATGGGSSSIASKTTETSTAAYATSRKDTVRTSPIANTDLGTAITQELQRRAQQRMNNAAKAEAPKDKAPDNRKPQNPEALRSQEQRVTHDKLMEEFKRAHQKMFNSAQQKAQSSDQISEKEQEKRVLNETPTATATATTTTGLLASPPAPPPLPLPSKNRSNDDAVEMQSIESFKLKETPSTVPKPPPTYFPVTSPSSTGSPRHIGASKIASGKDVATSPVAELAKTPSSVSPTNSVQPSRQSGGKVAIRIGAYEGETKQPSRLEFLAQQSGREKSSVADAETANGPVVSRLQNELVATLQRSNLRRKTEGENQSPVKTIPENAATSSNDTTNSEPHKLLQGNVEKLASVLSNKVTIKVNPENSSR comes from the exons GTCGGGCGGCTCCTCCAGCGCGTCAAGTGCTGGCACGGGATCATCGACCGGTGGAGGTCCTGGGAACCCGGCAGGAGGCGGCAGGATGGCCGTCATCGGCGTGACCAGAAACGTACGTCTCAGGCGTCGCGGCAACGCCGGCTTCGGATTCTCGTTACGGGGCGGACGTGAATACGCCGCCGGCTTCTACGTCAGCGATGTCCAGCCAGGTGGCGAAGCTCACAGAAATGGATTAAGG GTGGGCGACCAGATCTTAAGGGTGAACGGTTATCCGGTGGAGGACGCCGTGCATCAGGAAGTCGCGCTCCTGGCGAAGAACCAGCAAGTCCTGGTTCTCAAAATTCGAA GTGTGGGGATGATACCAGTAAAGGA CAATCCAAACGATCCGGTTACCTGGCACATGgtgcagcaacagcaacagcagctGCAGTACAACGAAACTGGTTTAGGCGGTGTGCCGAGTGCAGAAGTTAGAATTCGGATTCTCGTCGGCGAGAAAGGCCGTCTCGGATGCGGCGTTTGCAGAGGCATCGTGCCTGGTCTTACCGTCCAG GGCACGAGGGAAGGCGGGCCGGCGCGTGCGGCGGGTCTGAAGGCCGGCGACGTAATAATCTGGTGTAACGGTCAACGACTCATCGATCTGCCGTTCGAGAGGGCCATCGAGGTGATGCGCAGTTCGGCAGTCCTCGACCTCGTGGTGCAACGACCCACGCCTCCCAATCACCTTTACGACTGTCCCGAGCCACTGTGGACGCGCGGCTCCAGCGGTTACGACTCCGAGACGTCCAGCGTGGTGGCCGCGAGCTCGCCCTCCCAGCATCCGAACAATCCACCGACGTCACCGCAGCACCATCACGACGGCAGGATGCATCAGCGGTATCCGCGCGATGACGCCTGCAACAGAAACGGCAG AATATGCTGTCCTCTCGCCTTATCTACCAGCAGTTGCAGTTCCTCCTCAGAGTGGGCGCACGTAGATCAG GCACAGGAATGGTCGCGAAAACCGAATAACACGACCGTGATTCGTGTTAATCAGAGCTCGAACCAGAACCAGAACCAGAATCACCGGCCGATCCCGGGCGAACAGTATCACTTCAACTCGCGGGGCAATTACGAGGATGACATCGACAACGAGCCGCTCTACGATCCCGTGGCGCCCAGGATCGATTATGAGGTCCACGATTTCGACGCCAATCCGCGAGACGAGGCCAATCGGCGGCTGGCTTATCGGCGAGATAACGCGCGGCAGCAGGATGTGATTTATGACGGCCCGGCGGACGATCTGCCCGCGTACCACGGCTCCAAA GAGAACGGCCAAGCGGTCGGTAATCGATTGGCGGACCTGCAACTCATGCAGAGGCAGAGCGAGGCCGAGAGGAAGACGATAACGACCGTAGAGGTGCATCAGTCAGTTTGTCCACCTGCACCCCCGCCGCCGCTTCCTTACAAATGGCCAGCAG AAACAAAACCGATGAACGCCATGGGCATGCAAATGGGCAGCACAATGTCGATGGGCAGCACCGGCTCGACGGAGACCGAATCGAGCCTCGAGTCGTCCTGCAGCAAGGACTCCGCATCAACATCGTCGTCGCTGTCAACGTCGTCCTGCGAACCGGCGTCCACCATGTCTTACGGATCGGCGACCGGCGGCGGGTCCAGCAGCATAGCGAGCAAAACCACGGAGACTTCAACGGCCGCATATGCGACATCGCGCAAGGATACCGTCAGGACATCGCCGATCGCCAACACCGATCTGGGCACCGCTATCACGCAGGAATTGCAGAGGCGGGCGCAACAG AGGATGAATAATGCCGCTAAAGCGGAAGCACCAAAGGACAAAGCTCCAGACAATCGTAAACCTCAGAATCCTGAAGCTCTAAGGTCGCAGGAGCAAAGAGTCACACACGATAAG CTGATGGAGGAATTTAAACGTGCACACCAAAAGATGTTCAATTCTGCTCAGCAAAAGGCGCAGTCCTCGGATCAAATTTCTGAAaag gaACAAGAAAAAAGAGTGCTCAATGAAACGCCGACAGCGACGGCGACAGCGACGACAACGACGGGTCTTTTGGCATCGCCGCCGGCTCCTCCGCCGCTTCCACTGCCGTCTAAAAACCGAAGCAACGACGATGCGGTAGAGATGCAAAGCATCGAATCGTTCAAATTGAAGGAGACGCCGAGCACGGTGCCGAAGCCACCGCCGACGTACTTTCCGGTGACGAGCCCATCGTCGACCGGTAGCCCGCGTCACATCGGCGCCAGTAAGATCGCAAGTGGCAAAGACGTCGCGACGAGTCCAGTCGCGGAGCTCGCGAAAACACCGTCGTCAGTCTCGCCGACCAACAGCGTTCAGCCTTCGAGGCAATCCGGTGGCAAGGTGGCCATCAGAATAGGGGCGTATGAGGGTGAGACCAAGCAGCCGTCCAGGCTGGAATTCTTGGCACAGCAATCAGGTCGCGAAAAGAGCAGCGTCGCCGACGCAGAGACGGCCAACGGTCCGGTCGTCTCTAGGCTGCAGAACGAGCTCGTGGCGACTCTACAGAGGTCAAATCTTAGAAGAAAGACTGAAGGG GAAAACCAGTCGCCCGTGAAGACTATTCCCGAGAACGCTGCGACATCCAGCAACGATACAACGAATTCAGAGCCGCACAAACTTCTGCAGGGCAATGTGGAGAAGCTCGCGTCTGTCCTCAGCAACAAAGTCACCATCAAAGTGAATCCGGAGAATAGTAGTCGATAA